One Bos indicus isolate NIAB-ARS_2022 breed Sahiwal x Tharparkar chromosome 10, NIAB-ARS_B.indTharparkar_mat_pri_1.0, whole genome shotgun sequence DNA window includes the following coding sequences:
- the TEP1 gene encoding telomerase protein component 1 isoform X5: MEKFHGYVSTHMDILSLKNRCLATLPDTKMLEKPPGHVSTHSDILSLENRCLATLPDLKTLEKPPGHMSAHSDILSSENRCLATLPDLKTLEKPPGHVSAHSDILSLENRCLATLPDLKTLEKPPGHVSAHSDILSLENRCLATLTILKSTVSISPLLQNLQISHLAQADLCSLNSSNHLLSEHPASRVQYLSEGRGLLTCPRVSKTISAPERVQEAVLGRWSSSGEKKPEEKEWAEAQMPFYRLSLGEEEEVEELALKLTPGDSESHPEPTEQVLQEVKMVLMSFLCSSLVANVNRNDAAYSTQAFLLKVCSEVARFEPEFVLKASLYTRQQLNVRDVANKVLAIAAFLPLCRPYLRRYFCAIVQLPSDWIQVARFYELLCREQEDCLAPLPACLRAAMRDKFSQFDEYQLAKYNPRRHRAKRRPRRPPRPPKEHTFSETQTYLPRFIWHIRGEQRMFETTYGSVSEKKTEQRFTLKKLVRRLHIHEPAQLVQALLGCRYPSNLQAFSRSRLPGPWDSSRAGKRMKLARPETWERELSLRGNKATVWEELIDSGKLPFMAMLRNLRNLLRVGISARHHELVLQRLQHAKTVIHSRQFPFRFLNAHDSINDLEAQLEKKELPFPSNTQLIKQIIIKNTKYGKKHAYSWQFRQPSRRELRTAMMIPVIYEQLKRKKMKIHKARQWKCDREMLARYRQALETAVNLSVKHSLPPLPGRTLLVYLTDASADRILPKSNPQGPPLNYVLLLIAMMMVRTEQVELLLCGGGIVKTAVIKAEEGILKTATELQAQVQKSDESCEQSLTTLGKHLLSLATQRVPVDRVIVFGQTTNEKLINAAKQLFWQHVNPKCLFVGVLLRASYLCTDLNPNDVTLSGCTDGILKFIAERGASRLLEHVGQMDKIFKIPPPPGKTGVQSLRPLEENTPSPLAPVSQLGWRSIRLFISSTFRDMHGERDLLLRSLLPALQARVAPYRISLHAIDLRWGITEEETRQNRQLEVCLGEVENSQLFVGILGSRYGYVPPNYSLPDHPHFCWAQQYPAGRSVTEMEVMQFLNRGLRLQPSAQPLLYFRDSSFLSSVPDAWKSDFISESEEAAHRISELKSYLSRQEGITCRRYRCEWGGVAAGRPYVGGLEEFGQLVLQDVWSMIQKLYLQPGAQPEQPVPIPDDDLVQATFQQLKKPRSPARPRLLQDTVRQLMQHQGRLSLVTGQSGQGKTAFLASLVSALQAPDGATVAPLVFFHFSGARPDHSLALTLLRRLCAYLHSQLEEPSALPSTYRGLVWELQQRLLPKSAQSLRTGQPLVLIVDGADRLVDQRGQLISDWIPKILPRWVHLVLSVSSDSGLGETLEQSQGAHVVALGPLEPSARAQLVREELALYGKRLEESPFNNQMRLLLVKRGSVLPLYLRLVTDHLRLFTLYEQVSERLQTLPATVPLLLQHVLGTLEQEHGPDVLPQALATLEATRSGLTVDQLHGVLSAWRILPRGSKSWEEAVAAGNSGDPYPMGQFAYLVQSLRSLLGEGPLERPGARLCLQDGPLRTAARCRYGKRPELEKTAHLLTAAQLWKTCDPDASGTFRRCPPEALADLPYHLLQSGNRGLLAKFLTSLHVVAAHLELGLTSQLLEAHALYASSVPGEEQKLPEADVAAFHTFLRQQAPILSRYPLLLHQQVANQPLDSPLCRQAPRLSQRQHLQCMLHWLNKPQTLKHQQSSSLSLAVSSSPTAVAFSPNGQRAAVGTANGTVYLLDLRTWQEERSMVSGGDGVSSCSFLSDNALFLTAFDGLLELWDLQHGCRVLQIQAHQYQITGCCLSPDRRLLATVCLGGGLKLWDVVRGQLASQHTCPKPLNCVAFHPEGQVIAVGGWAGSFSFFHVDGLRVTKELGAPGASVRTLAFGVPGRVVAVGRLDRMVELWAWQEGARLAAFPAHQGFVATALFLRSGCQLLTAGEDGKVQVWSGSLGRPRGCLGSPHLSPALSVALSPDGDQVAVGYRADGIRICRISSASQGAQGQALDVAVSALTWLSPKVLVSGAEDGALQGWLLQGGTLQSLWLLSRHRKPVLGLAASQELLAVASEDFTVRLWPRQLLMLPQKTEDFPRSTELRGHEGPVSCCSFSTDGCRLATGGRDRSLLCWDVRTPKAPVLICSFSACHRDWVTGCAWTKDSLLVSCSSDGSVALWDPESRQQLGHFLGHQHAVSAVVAVEEHVVSVGRDGTLKVWDHQGVEMTSIPAHSGPISHCVAALEPRAAGQPGSELLVVTVGLDGATRLWHPLLVFQTHTLLGHSGPVSAAAVSETSGLLLTTSEDGSLRLWQVPKEADDTYRPRSPAAITAVAWAPDGSAAVSGNQAGELTLWQEAKAVVTVQAPGCISALLWYSAHTLIVVSANEKVSEWQVELQKGSTPRNVSLRLNRVLQEDLGFLTSVGLAPDAHSLILAKADLQLLHMKPGDEPSVIWQSYSEDPMMLSTHQDYGVFVLQSMKLQVLPFSL; this comes from the exons AtggagaaattccatggatacGTGTCTACCCACATGGACATCCTTTCCTTGAAGAACCGGTGCCTGGCCACACTTCCTGACACGAAGATGTTGGAGAAACCACCTGGGCATGTGTCTACTCACTCAGACATCCTCTCCTTGGAGAACCGGTGCCtggccacccttcctgacctgaAGACCTTGGAGAAACCACCTGGGCATATGTCTGCCCACTCAGACATCCTCTCCTCGGAGAACCGGTGCCtggccacccttcctgacctgaAGACCTTGGAGAAGCCACCCGGGCATGTGTCTGCCCACTCAGACATCCTCTCCTTGGAGAACCGGTGCCtggccacccttcctgacctgaAGACCTTGGAGAAGCCACCCGGGCATGTGTCTGCCCACTCAGACATCCTCTCCTTGGAGAATCGGTGCCTGGCCACACTCACCATTTTAAAGAGCACTGTGTCAATCAGCCCCTTGCTCCAGAATCTCCAGATATCTCACTTGGCTCAAGCTGATCTGTGCAGCTTGAACAGCAGCAACCACCTGCTTTCTGAGCATCCAGCCTCGAGGGTGCAGTACCTCTCTGAGGGACGAGGCCTTCTGACCTGCCCCAGGGTCTCGAAAACCATCTCTGCCCCAGAGAGAGTTCAGGAAGCAGTTCTG GGTCGATGGTCATCTTCAGGAGAGAAAAAGCCAGAAGAGAAGGAATGGGCAGAGGCTCAAATGCCTTTTTATAGACTAAGcttgggagaggaggaggaggtggaggagctgGCCTTGAAGCTCACCCCTGGGGACTCTGAATCTCATCCTGAGCCTACTGAACAAGTCCTTCAGGAAGTGAAG ATGGTTCTCATGAGCTTTCTGTGTTCATCGCTGGTGGCAAATGTAAACAGAAATGATGCAGCGTACTCTACCCAGGCTTTCCTCCTCAAAGTCTGTAGCGAAGTTGCCCGCTTTGAGCCTGAATTTGTCCTCAAG GCATCTCTGTACACCAGGCAGCAGCTGAATGTCCGGGATGTGGCCAACAAAGTCTTGGCCATTGCTGCCTTCCTGCCACTCTGCCGCCCCTACCTGCGACGGTACTTCTGTGCCATCGTCCAGTTGCCTTCCGATTGGATCCAGGTAGCCAGGTTCTACGAG CTCCTGTGCAGAGAACAGGAAGACTGTCTCGcacccctgcctgcctgcctgcgtGCTGCGATGAGGGACAAATTTTCCCAGTTTGATGAGTACCAGCTGGCTAAGTACAACCCTCGGAGGCACCGGGCCAAGCGGCGCCCCCGACGGCCACCCCGCCCGCCA AAGGAACATACATTTTCTGAGACACAGACGTATTTGCCAAGGTTCATTTGGCATATTCGAGGTGAACAGAGGATG TTTGAGACAACCTACGGTTCAGTGTCAGAGAAAAAGACTGAGCAAAGGTTCACCCTGAAGAAGTTGGTACGGAGACTGCACATCCATGAGCCTGCACAGCTTGTCCAGGCCCTGCTGGGCTGCAG ATACCCCTCCAACCTACAGGCCTTTTCTCGAAGCCGCCTCCCAGGGCCCTGGGATTCTAGCAGAGCCGGGAAGCGGATGAAGCTCGCTCGACCAGAGACCTGGGAGCGGGAGCTGAGCTTACGGGGAAACAAGGCCACCGTCTGGGAGGAACTCATCG ACAGTGGGAAACTCCCCTTCATGGCCATGCTTCGGAACCTACGTAACCTGCTGAGGGTTGGAATCAGCGCCCGTCACCACGAGCTTGTGCTCCAGAGACTCCAGCATGCT AAGACAGTGATCCACAGTCGGCAGTTTCCATTCAGATTCCTTAATGCTCATGATTCCATCAATGACCTTGAGGCTCAACTCGAAAAGAAAG agttgccatttccttccaacaCACAACTGATAAAGCagataataattaaaaacacaaaatatggCAAGAAGCATGCCTATTCCTGGCAGTTTCGCCAACCAAGCCGTCGGGAACTTCGGACAGCAATGATGATCCCTGTGATATATGAACAGCTCAAGCGGAAGAAGATGAAAATACACAAggccag ACAGTGGAAATGTGACCGTGAGATGCTGGCTCGGTATCGACAGGCCCTGGAGACAGCTGTGAACCTCTCTGTCAAACACAGCCTGCCCCCACTGCCAGGCCGCACCCTCCTGGTCTATCTGACAGATGCCAGTGCAGACAGAATCCTTCCCAAGAGCAACCCACAAGGG CCCCCTCTGAACTATGTGCTGCTGTTGATTGCCATGATGATGGTACGGACGGAGCAGGTGGAGCTTTTGCTGTGTGGAGGGGGCATTGTGAAGACTGCTGTGATTAAGGCAGAGGAAGGCATCCTGAAAACTGCCACCGAACTCCAAGCTCAAGTCCAG AAGTCAGATGAAAGCTGTGAACAGTCCCTGACTACTCTGGGGAAGCACTTGCTGTCTCTGGCTACCCAAAGGGTCCCT GTGGACAGGGTCATTGTCTTTGGCCAGACTACAAATGAGAAACTGATAAATGCAGCCAAACAGCTCTTCTGGCAGCATGTGAATCCCAAGTGCCTCTTTGTTGGTGTTCTCCTAAGGGCAAGTTACCT ATGTACCGATTTGAATCCCAATGATGTGACACTCTCAGGCTGTACTGATGGGATACTGAA GTTCATTGCAGAGCGTGGGGCCTCCCGGCTTCTAGAACATGTAGGCCAAATGGACAAAATATTCAAGATTCCACCACCCCCAGGGAAAACAGGGGTCCAGTCTCTCCGGCCACTGGAAGAGAATACTCCAAGCCCCTTGGCTCCTGTTTCCCAGCTTGG ATGGCGAAGCATCCGGCTTTTCATTTCCTCCACTTTCCGGGACATGCATGGGGAGCGGGACCTGCTGCTGAGGTCCCTGCTGCCAGCACTGCAAGCCCGAGTGGCCCCCTACCGCATCAGCCTTCATGCCATCGACCTGCGCTGGGGCATCACTGAGGAGGAGACCCGTCAGAACAG ACAGCTGGAAGTGTGCCTCGGGGAGGTGGAGAACTCGCAGCTGTTTGTGGGGATCCTGGGCTCCCGCTATGGCTATGTTCCCCCCAACTACAGCCTCCCTGACCATCCTCACTTCTGCTGG GCCCAGCAGTACCCTGCAGGTCGCTCTGTGACAGAGATGGAGGTGATGCAGTTCCTGAATCGGGGCCTCCGTCTGCAGCCTTCTGCTCAGCCTCTCCTCTACTTCCGGGATTCTAGCTTCCTCAG CTCTGTGCCAGATGCCTGGaaatcagactttatttctgaatCTGAAGAGGCTGCCCATCGGATCTCAGAACTGAAGAGCTATCTGAGCAGACAAGAAGGAATCACCTGTCGCAG ATACCGCTGTGAGTGGGGCGGTGTGGCAGCTGGCCGGCCCTATGTCGGGGGGCTGGAGGAGTTTGGGCAGCTGGTTCTGCAGGATGTGTGGAGTATGATCCAGAAGCTTTACCTCCAG CCTGGGGCCCAGCCGGAGCAGCCAGTGCCCATCCCAGATGATGACTTGGTCCAGGCCACCTTTCAGCAGCTAAAGAAGCCGCGGAGTCCTGCCCGACCACGCCTTCTTCAGGACACAGTGCGGCAGCTCATGCAGCACCAGGGGAGGCTGAGCCTGGTGACCGGGCAGTCAGGACAGGGCAAGACCGCCTTCCTG GCATCCCTTGTGTCAGCCCTGCAGGCTCCGGATGGGGCCACGGTGGCCCCCTTAGTCTTCTTCCACTTTTCAGGGGCCCGCCCTGACCACAGTCTTGCCCTCACCCTGCTCAGACGCCTCTGTGCCTATCTGCATAGCCAACTGGAGGAGCCAAGTGCCCTCCCCAGCACCTACCG GGGCCTGGTGTGGGAGCTGCAGCAGAGGCTACTGCCCAAGTCTGCTCAGTCCCTGAGAACTGGCCAGCCTCTGGTGCTGATCGTCGATGGGGCTGACAGGTTGGTGGACCAGCGTGGGCAGCTGATCTCGGACTGGATCCCAAAGATCCTTCCCCGG TGGGTGCACCTAGTGCTGAGCGTGTCCAGTGATTCTGGCCTAGGGGAGACCCTTGAGCAGAGTCAAGGTGCCCACGTGGTGGCCCTGGGGCCTCTGGAGCCATCTGCCCGGGCCCAGCTGGTGCGAGAAGAACTGGCCCTGTATGGGAAGCGGCTGGAGGAGTCACCGTTTAACAACCAG ATGCGGCTGCTGCTGGTGAAGCGGGGGTCAGTGCTGCCGCTCTACTTGCGCTTGGTCACCGATCACCTGAGGCTCTTCACGCTCTACGAGCAG GTTTCCGAAAGGCTCCAGACGCTGCCGGCCACCGTCCCTCTGCTGCTGCAGCACGTCCTGGGCACCTTGGAGCAGGAGCATGGCCCCGACGTCCTTCCCCAAGCCTTGGCCACTCTTGAAGCCACACGCAGCG GTCTGACCGTGGACCAGTTGCATGGAGTGTTGAGTGCATGGCGGATTCTTCCCAGGGGGAGCAAGAGCTGGGAAGAAGCAGTGGCTGCTGGTAACAGTGGGGACCCCTACCCCATGGGCCAATTTGCCTACCTCGTCCAGAGTCTGCGCAG TTTGCTAGGGGAGGGACCCCTGGAGCGCCCTGGTGCCCGGCTCTGTCTCCAGGATGGGCCCCTGAGAACGGCTGCCAGGTGTCGTTACGGGAAGAGGCCAGAGCTGGAGAAGACAGCGCACCTCCTCA CTGCAGCTCAGCTCTGGAAGACGTGTGACCCTGATGCCTCAGGTACCTTCCGAAGGTGCCCTCCAGAAGCCCTGGCAGACCTGCCTTACCACCTG CTCCAGAGCGGGAACCGTGGCCTTCTTGCCAAGTTCCTCACCAGTCTCCATGTGGTGGCTGCACACTTGGAACTGGGTCTGACCTCTCAGCTCCTGGAGGCCCATGCCCTCTATG CTTCCTCAGTCCCTGGCGAGGAACAGAAGCTTCCTGAGGCTGATGTTGCTGCATTTCACACCTTCCTGAGGCAGCAGGCTCCCATCCTCAGCCGGTACCCACTGCTCCTGCACCAGCAGGTAGCCAACCAGCCTCTGGACTCGCCTCTTTGCCGCCAGGCCCCCCGACTCTCCCAGCGACAGCACCTCCAGTGTATGCTGCATTGGCTTAATAAACCTCAGACCCTGAAGCACCAGCAAAG CTCCAGCCTATCCCTGGCAGTTTCCTCCTCCCCAACAGCCGTGGCGTTCTCCCCTAACGGGCAAAGAGCAGCCGTGGGCACTGCCAATGGGACAGTTTACCTTTTGGACCTGAGAACCTGGCAG GAGGAGAGGTCGATGGTGAGTGGCGGTGATGGGGTTTCCTCTTGTTCATTCCTCTCGGACAACGCCCTCTTTCTAACTGCCTTTGATGGGCTCCTGGAGCTCTGGGACCTGCAGCACGGTTGTCG GGTGCTCCAGATCCAAGCTCACCAGTACCAGATCACTGGCTGCTGCCTGAGTCCAGACCGCCGGCTGCTGGCCACCGTGTGCCTGGGTGGAGGCCTGAAG ctGTGGGACGTAGTCCGAGGGCAGCTGGCCTCCCAGCACACCTGTCCCAAGCCCCTGAACTGCGTTGCTTTCCACCCAGAAGGACAGGTGATAGCTGTCGGCGGCTGGGCTGGCAGTTTCAGCTTTTTCCACGTGGATGGGCTCAGAGTCACCAAG GAACTGGGGGCCCCGGGAGCCTCTGTCCGTACCTTGGCCTTCGGTGTGCCCGGGCGGGTTGTGGCTGTGGGCCGGCTGGACAGGATGGTAGAGCTGTGGGCCTGGCAGGAGGGGGCACGGCTGGCTGCCTTCCCTGCCCACCAAGGCTTCGTTGCTACCGCCCTTTTCCTGCGATCTGGGTGCCAGTTACTGACGGCTGGAGAGGACGGCAAG GTTCAGGTGTGGTCCGGGTCTCTGGGTCGGCCCCGTGGGTGCCTTGGTTCCCCCcacctctctcctgccctctccgTGGCTCTCAGCCCAGATGGTGATCAGGTGGCTGTTGGGTACCGAGCAGATGGCATTCGGATCTGCAGAATTTCTTCAG cttcccagggggctcagggtCAAGCGCTCGATGTGGCAGTGTCTGCTCTGACCTGGCTCAGCCCTAAGGTGTTGGTGAGTGGTGCAGAAGATGGGGCCCTGCAGGGCTGGCTGCTCCAGGGGGGCACCCTTCAGTCCCTCTGGCTCTTGTCCAGACACCGGAAGCCTGTGTTGGGACTGGCCGCCTCCCAGGAACTCTTGGCCGTTGCCTCAG AGGACTTCACAGTGCGACTGTGGCCAAGGCAGTTGCTGATGCTTCCACAAAAGACAGAAGACTTTCCTCGTAGCACTGAGCTCCGGGGACACGAGGGCCCTGTAAGCTGCTGCAGCTTCAGCACTGATGGATGCAGGCTGGCCACTGGGGGCAGGGATCGG AGTCTGCTCTGCTGGGATGTGAGAACACCCAAAGCCCCTGTTTTGATTTGCTCCTTCTCTGCCTGTCACCGAGACTGGGTCACTGGCTGTGCCTGGACCAAAGACAGCCTCCTG GTCTCCTGCTCCAGCGATGGTTCTGTGGCCCTGTGGGACCCAGAGTCGAGACAGCAGCTTGGTCACTTCCTGGGTCATCAGCATGCTGTGAGCGCCGTGGTGGCCGTG gaggagcacGTGGTATCCGTGGGCCGAGATGGGACCTTGAAAGTGTGGGACCATCAGGGCGTGGAGATGACCAGCATCCCCGCTCACTCAGGACCCATCAGCCACTGTGTGGCTGCTCTGGAGCCCCGTGCAG CCGGTCAGCCGGGGTCAGAGCTTCTGGTGGTCACTGTTGGATTGGATGGGGCCACACGGTTGTGGCATCCACTCTTG GTGTTTCAAACACACACTCTGCTGGGTCACAGTGGCCCAGTCAGTGCAGCTGCTGTTTCAGAGACCTCAGGCCTCCTGCTGACCACCTCAGAGGATGGCTCCCTACGGCTCTGGCAGGTGCCCAAAGAGGCAG ATGACACATATAGACCTAGGAGTCCTGCAGCcatcactgctgtggcctgggcccCAGACGGTTCTGCAGCAGTGTCCGGGAATCAAGCTGGGGAACTGACCTTGTGGCAGGAAGCTAAGGCTGTGGTCACAGTACAG GCTCCGGGCTGCATCAGTGCTCTGCTCTGGTACTCAGCACACACCTTGATTGTTGTCAGTGCTAATGAAAAAGTCAGCGAGTGGCAAGTGGAACTCCAGAAGGGTTCAACACCCAGAAATGTCAG TCTTCGCCTGAACCGAGTTCTTCAGGAGGACTTAGGTTTCCTGACAAGTGTAGGCCTGGCCCCTGATGCTCACTCCCTCATCTTGGCCAAAGCGGATTTGCAGCTGTTGCACATGAAGCCTGGTGATGAGCCCTCTGTAATCTG